A single genomic interval of Candidatus Methylomirabilota bacterium harbors:
- a CDS encoding TatD family hydrolase, with amino-acid sequence MPASSSSARTIAIALALAGLVVAGSVTVAVAGAEYAGPLIDAHSHLSNAGAIDAYVEAMKRHNVTRVVLLGVGGVQKDDADWIAAAARKYPDRVIAGLPVPDPTSDVAAQRLGHDLDRRRPRVLGEVHLRQLGRRNIERDPNDAAFGKVLDFAAQHGVPVVIHYELTAAAAAALDQALAAHRKARLVLAHAGEGPPALVEGLLARNPNLMVDLSGMHFLRKPSLASENGPLDPAWKALIEKMPDRFLMGVDVWAPRLLEPAMLDRLFTWTRRVLGELTPDVAARVGYRNAVALFRLE; translated from the coding sequence GTGCCGGCGTCATCTAGCTCGGCGCGCACGATCGCCATCGCGCTTGCGCTCGCCGGCCTCGTCGTCGCGGGGTCGGTGACGGTCGCCGTCGCCGGAGCCGAGTACGCGGGACCGCTGATCGATGCGCACTCGCACCTGTCGAACGCCGGGGCGATCGACGCCTACGTGGAGGCGATGAAGCGGCACAACGTCACCAGAGTGGTGCTGCTCGGCGTCGGCGGCGTACAGAAGGACGACGCGGACTGGATCGCCGCCGCGGCCCGCAAGTACCCCGACCGCGTGATCGCGGGGCTTCCTGTGCCCGACCCGACCTCCGATGTCGCGGCGCAGCGGCTCGGTCACGATCTCGACCGCCGCCGGCCGCGCGTCCTCGGCGAGGTGCACCTGAGACAGCTCGGGCGTCGGAACATCGAGCGCGATCCCAACGACGCCGCGTTCGGGAAGGTTCTCGACTTCGCCGCCCAGCACGGCGTGCCTGTGGTCATTCACTACGAGCTGACCGCCGCTGCCGCCGCCGCACTCGATCAGGCACTCGCGGCGCACCGGAAGGCGAGGCTCGTCCTCGCCCACGCCGGCGAGGGCCCGCCCGCGCTCGTGGAGGGGCTGCTCGCGCGCAACCCGAACCTCATGGTCGACCTCTCCGGGATGCACTTCCTGCGCAAGCCCTCGCTCGCATCCGAGAACGGGCCACTCGATCCTGCGTGGAAGGCGCTGATCGAGAAGATGCCGGACCGCTTCCTGATGGGCGTCGACGTGTGGGCGCCGCGGCTCCTCGAGCCGGCGATGCTCGACCGGCTCTTCACGTG
- a CDS encoding TRAP transporter small permease subunit, whose translation MPYTGLIDGHVSVDMLTGRLGPRGQHLVIAVNAVVTAVLLGVITVEMAVLAREYDAIDRTTITARIPILPFLVPVAGAAALATLASLVQAAGAAVRALRPGLPPLPAPPRSRA comes from the coding sequence CTGCCGTACACCGGGCTCATCGACGGTCACGTCTCGGTGGACATGCTGACCGGGCGGCTCGGGCCCCGCGGCCAGCACCTGGTCATCGCGGTGAACGCGGTGGTGACGGCCGTGCTCCTGGGCGTCATCACCGTGGAGATGGCGGTGCTGGCCCGCGAGTACGACGCGATCGACCGGACGACCATCACCGCACGGATCCCCATCCTTCCCTTCCTGGTGCCGGTGGCCGGCGCCGCCGCGCTGGCCACGCTGGCCTCGCTGGTTCAGGCGGCGGGCGCCGCCGTCCGCGCGCTCCGTCCCGGCCTGCCGCCGCTGCCCGCGCCGCCCCGCTCGAGGGCATGA
- a CDS encoding Rieske (2Fe-2S) protein, with amino-acid sequence MGEVRVARLDELPAGQLKRVDLNDVRIVLARVGDTVYACGDTCAHQGGPLSQGRLSGTRLACPWHGWMYDVRTGQCLMPGRNARVPSYPVRVDAGEVWITLGG; translated from the coding sequence GTGGGTGAAGTCCGCGTGGCCCGCCTGGACGAGCTCCCGGCCGGTCAGCTCAAGCGCGTCGACCTCAACGACGTGCGCATCGTCCTGGCCCGCGTGGGCGACACCGTCTACGCGTGCGGCGACACCTGCGCTCACCAGGGCGGGCCGCTCAGCCAGGGCCGGCTCAGCGGCACGCGGCTGGCGTGCCCGTGGCACGGATGGATGTACGACGTCCGAACGGGCCAGTGCCTGATGCCGGGCCGCAACGCGCGCGTGCCCAGCTATCCCGTCCGCGTCGACGCGGGGGAGGTCTGGATCACCCTGGGAGGCTGA
- a CDS encoding LLM class F420-dependent oxidoreductase: protein MHIGLCIFATEYAIRIDELARAAEERGFESLFVPEHTHIPTSRRSPFAGSAQLPEEYKYTLDPFVTLMAAAAATKRLRVGTGICLIIERDTISTAKSVASLDLLSGGRVLFGIGGGWNAEEMEHHGTVFKTRFKRLREQVLAMKEIWTKDVAEFHGELVNFDPIWCWPKPAQKPHPPVLLGGESGHTLQRVVDFCDGWFPRGRSEQAILPGLADLKARAARAGRDMKTISVSVFGAKPDDKTLDTYRSAGITRALFRLPPEGRDKILPLLDQYAKLIR from the coding sequence ATGCACATCGGACTCTGCATCTTCGCCACCGAGTACGCCATCCGCATCGACGAGCTGGCCCGAGCCGCCGAGGAGCGCGGCTTCGAGTCGCTCTTCGTGCCCGAGCACACCCACATCCCCACCAGCCGCCGCAGCCCGTTCGCGGGCAGCGCCCAGCTTCCCGAGGAGTACAAGTACACGCTCGATCCGTTCGTCACGCTGATGGCCGCCGCGGCAGCCACCAAGCGGCTGCGGGTGGGCACCGGCATCTGTCTCATCATCGAGCGCGACACGATCAGCACCGCCAAGTCCGTGGCCAGCCTCGACCTCCTGTCGGGCGGCCGCGTCCTCTTCGGCATCGGCGGCGGCTGGAACGCCGAGGAGATGGAGCACCACGGCACCGTCTTCAAGACGCGTTTCAAGCGGCTGCGCGAGCAGGTGCTGGCCATGAAGGAGATCTGGACGAAGGACGTGGCGGAGTTCCACGGCGAACTCGTCAACTTCGACCCGATCTGGTGCTGGCCCAAGCCCGCGCAGAAGCCGCATCCGCCGGTCCTGCTGGGCGGCGAGAGCGGCCATACCCTCCAGCGTGTCGTCGACTTCTGCGACGGCTGGTTCCCGCGCGGTCGCAGCGAGCAGGCCATCCTGCCCGGGCTGGCCGACCTCAAGGCGCGCGCGGCCAGGGCCGGGCGCGACATGAAGACGATCTCGGTCTCGGTCTTCGGGGCCAAGCCGGACGACAAGACGCTCGACACCTACCGGTCGGCCGGCATTACGCGCGCCCTTTTCCGGCTACCCCCCGAGGGGCGCGACAAGATCCTGCCGCTCCTCGACCAGTACGCGAAGCTGATCCGGTGA
- a CDS encoding iron-containing redox enzyme family protein codes for MAEHSEFRRQLEAAVNAKHSRLNPFTEKWVKGELTRAQLGAWAAQHYQYVSQFPRWCAAVYAECPYSDARDFLLENIIEEESGTKHVDLLIRFAEACGVSRAEVERTVQLPTTRALTAWCYEMAHRPFYEAAAGLLVGLESQVPGIYRRNLPPLKPLYGFTDHEIEFFAVHIEADEVHGERGYEIVETYSTTPEMRQRAIEAVRQATEMRWQYMTGLYRAHVLKDDP; via the coding sequence ATGGCTGAGCACAGCGAGTTCCGCCGACAGCTCGAAGCCGCCGTCAACGCCAAGCACAGCCGCCTGAACCCCTTCACCGAGAAGTGGGTCAAGGGCGAGCTGACGCGCGCCCAGCTCGGGGCCTGGGCGGCGCAGCACTACCAGTACGTCTCGCAGTTCCCCCGCTGGTGCGCCGCGGTGTACGCCGAGTGTCCCTACAGTGACGCCCGGGATTTCCTGCTGGAGAACATCATCGAGGAGGAGTCGGGCACCAAGCACGTGGATCTGCTCATCCGCTTCGCCGAGGCCTGCGGCGTGAGCCGCGCCGAGGTCGAGCGTACGGTCCAGCTTCCCACCACCCGGGCCCTGACCGCGTGGTGCTACGAGATGGCCCACCGGCCCTTCTACGAAGCCGCCGCCGGGCTCCTGGTCGGACTGGAGTCGCAGGTCCCCGGCATCTACCGCCGCAACCTGCCGCCCCTCAAGCCGCTCTATGGCTTCACGGATCACGAGATCGAGTTCTTCGCCGTCCACATCGAGGCCGACGAGGTGCATGGCGAGCGCGGCTACGAGATCGTCGAGACGTACTCGACGACGCCCGAGATGCGGCAGCGGGCGATCGAGGCGGTCCGCCAGGCGACGGAGATGCGCTGGCAGTACATGACCGGGCTCTACCGCGCCCATGTCCTCAAAGATGACCCGTGA
- a CDS encoding nuclear transport factor 2 family protein — MYQWQARVRARDFAGGRALCAPELLAFGTRAEMVEGVDKVAENQWRPVWPRIRDFTVRVDEARGAIVGDHGWIAARWDSLGMSPDGTTVPRPGRLTILFERRGGRWLATHTHFSLSPQP; from the coding sequence CTGTACCAGTGGCAGGCGCGCGTGCGCGCGCGGGACTTCGCCGGGGGCCGGGCGCTCTGCGCCCCCGAGCTGCTGGCCTTCGGCACCCGGGCCGAGATGGTCGAGGGCGTGGATAAAGTCGCCGAGAATCAGTGGCGGCCGGTGTGGCCGCGCATCCGCGACTTCACCGTTCGCGTAGACGAGGCGCGCGGCGCCATCGTCGGCGACCACGGCTGGATCGCCGCGCGCTGGGACTCGCTCGGCATGAGCCCGGACGGCACGACTGTTCCCCGCCCCGGCCGGCTGACCATCCTTTTCGAGCGGCGCGGCGGCCGCTGGCTGGCCACCCACACCCACTTCTCGCTCTCACCCCAGCCCTAG
- a CDS encoding MOSC domain-containing protein, protein MWQGNVVSLHIGKEAGTPLEVVKEVRAVPGRGLEGDRYFLGRGHYSDWPSVGGREVTLIEMETIEALWHGLVNAAGERLGINVTAGETRRNIATAGVPLNHLVGKTFWVGSVQMRGTRLCEPCRHLEDLVGRPRLMSGLIHRGGLRAQILNEGIIRIGDVVRPA, encoded by the coding sequence ATGTGGCAGGGCAACGTCGTCTCCCTTCACATCGGCAAAGAGGCCGGCACGCCGCTGGAGGTCGTCAAGGAGGTGCGGGCCGTGCCCGGTCGGGGCCTCGAGGGCGACCGCTACTTCCTGGGGCGCGGGCACTACTCCGACTGGCCCAGCGTCGGCGGGCGCGAGGTCACGCTGATCGAGATGGAGACGATCGAGGCTTTGTGGCACGGTCTCGTCAACGCCGCTGGCGAGCGCCTCGGGATCAACGTCACCGCGGGCGAGACGCGGCGCAACATCGCGACGGCCGGCGTGCCGCTCAATCATCTGGTCGGCAAGACGTTCTGGGTCGGATCGGTGCAGATGCGGGGGACGCGGCTCTGCGAGCCCTGCCGGCACCTCGAGGACCTGGTGGGGCGCCCCCGCCTCATGAGCGGTCTGATCCACCGTGGTGGGTTGCGCGCCCAGATCCTCAACGAAGGGATCATCCGTATCGGCGACGTCGTCCGCCCCGCTTGA
- a CDS encoding heme-binding protein: protein MALTLKQAHECIERGLTKSRELGFKVAIAVVDDAGHLVACDRMDEALWVTPEIARAKANAAAAFQASTLDLEERFTKRMLFADNVATLGASQFVFGKGGVPIVENSRIVGAVGVSGAVPAENDHTIAEAAAGHPQIRQAH from the coding sequence ATGGCTCTCACGCTCAAGCAGGCCCACGAGTGCATCGAGCGGGGTCTGACCAAGTCCCGCGAGTTGGGCTTCAAGGTCGCCATCGCCGTCGTGGACGACGCGGGGCACCTCGTGGCCTGTGACCGCATGGACGAGGCGCTCTGGGTGACACCCGAGATCGCCCGCGCCAAAGCCAATGCGGCGGCCGCCTTCCAGGCGAGCACGCTCGATCTGGAGGAGCGGTTCACCAAGCGCATGCTCTTTGCCGACAACGTGGCCACGCTCGGCGCCTCGCAATTCGTCTTCGGCAAGGGCGGCGTGCCGATCGTCGAGAACAGTCGGATCGTGGGCGCCGTGGGTGTCAGCGGGGCCGTGCCCGCCGAGAACGATCACACGATCGCCGAGGCCGCCGCCGGCCACCCACAGATCCGCCAGGCTCACTGA
- a CDS encoding TRAP transporter large permease gives MHELLISALGFALMMVLILARVPIAAAMAIVGVLGSAALAGWSAALATLKQGPFERATSYTLVVVPLFVLMGYLAAQAGLSQNLFRAANVWLGHWRGGLAMATVGACAGFAAICGSSVATGAAMCTVALPEMRRYRYADSLSTGSIAAGATLGIMIPPSIIFVLYGILTEQSIGKLLMAGVLPGLVETVLFIIAIAIVAAVWPTLGAAGPRATWRERLRAVRDVWEVVVLFLIVIGGIYLGLATPAESAAFGVVGALAFGVLRRTLGWRKLLTALDETVRTTAMVFFIVIGADLFNYFMALSQMPMRLAAWLAHLQVAPVVVLWTIIVTYVILGALMDELAMILLTVPIFFPVVTGVGYDPIWFGVVIVVVVQIGLIAPPIGLNVFVIGGMARDVPLATIYRGIMPFLATQIVLLALLTLWPPLALLLPSTMR, from the coding sequence ATGCACGAACTGCTGATCTCCGCGCTCGGCTTCGCGCTGATGATGGTGCTGATCCTCGCGCGCGTGCCGATCGCCGCGGCCATGGCCATCGTCGGCGTGTTGGGCAGCGCGGCGCTCGCGGGCTGGTCGGCGGCGCTGGCCACGCTCAAGCAGGGGCCGTTCGAGCGCGCCACCTCCTATACGCTGGTGGTCGTCCCGCTCTTCGTCCTGATGGGTTACCTGGCCGCCCAGGCCGGGCTCAGCCAGAACCTGTTTCGCGCCGCCAACGTCTGGCTCGGCCACTGGCGCGGGGGGCTGGCCATGGCCACGGTCGGCGCCTGCGCAGGCTTCGCCGCCATCTGCGGCTCATCGGTCGCGACGGGGGCGGCGATGTGCACGGTCGCGCTGCCCGAGATGCGGCGCTACCGGTACGCCGACAGTCTCTCTACCGGCTCGATCGCGGCCGGGGCGACGCTGGGCATCATGATCCCGCCCAGCATCATCTTCGTCCTCTACGGGATCCTCACCGAGCAGTCCATCGGCAAGCTCCTGATGGCCGGCGTCCTGCCCGGTCTGGTGGAGACGGTGCTGTTCATCATCGCCATCGCCATCGTGGCGGCGGTCTGGCCCACCCTCGGCGCCGCCGGGCCGCGGGCCACCTGGCGGGAGCGCCTGCGCGCCGTCCGCGACGTCTGGGAAGTCGTCGTCCTCTTCCTCATCGTCATCGGCGGGATCTATCTCGGCCTGGCCACGCCGGCGGAGTCGGCGGCCTTCGGCGTGGTGGGCGCCCTCGCCTTCGGCGTGCTCAGGCGCACGCTGGGCTGGCGGAAGCTGCTCACCGCGCTCGACGAGACCGTCCGGACGACGGCGATGGTCTTCTTCATCGTGATCGGCGCCGACCTCTTCAACTACTTCATGGCGCTCTCTCAGATGCCGATGCGCCTGGCCGCCTGGCTGGCGCACCTGCAGGTGGCCCCGGTGGTCGTGCTGTGGACGATCATCGTGACGTACGTCATCCTGGGCGCGCTGATGGACGAGCTGGCGATGATTTTACTGACGGTGCCCATCTTCTTCCCGGTCGTCACCGGCGTCGGCTACGATCCGATCTGGTTCGGCGTCGTCATCGTGGTGGTGGTGCAGATCGGGCTGATCGCCCCGCCCATCGGCCTCAACGTGTTCGTCATCGGCGGCATGGCCCGCGACGTGCCCCTGGCCACCATCTACCGGGGCATCATGCCCTTCCTGGCGACGCAGATCGTCCTGCTCGCGCTGCTGACGCTCTGGCCCCCGCTGGCGCTGCTGCTGCCGAGCACCATGCGGTAG
- a CDS encoding DoxX family protein: MNDRRAWGLALLRIMLGIIFVMHGYYAAAVLGLERTRDLMTRIGNPEELSGLLTWYLFGAHFLGGLALIIGFWTTVAALAQVPIMAAAVFLLHWPQGFFMHAVMDGTSGRAAVGGYEFALLVLVTTVAIVFTGPGAWSVDGAYRHPHDLP; encoded by the coding sequence ATGAACGACCGGCGCGCGTGGGGCCTGGCGCTCCTGCGCATCATGCTGGGCATCATTTTCGTCATGCACGGTTACTACGCGGCGGCCGTCCTGGGGCTCGAGCGCACCAGGGATCTGATGACCCGCATCGGCAACCCCGAGGAGCTCTCGGGCCTGCTCACCTGGTACCTGTTCGGCGCCCACTTCCTCGGCGGGCTCGCCCTCATCATTGGATTTTGGACGACCGTGGCGGCGCTGGCCCAGGTGCCGATCATGGCGGCGGCGGTCTTCCTGCTGCACTGGCCGCAGGGCTTCTTCATGCACGCCGTCATGGACGGCACGTCGGGACGGGCGGCGGTCGGGGGCTACGAGTTCGCGCTCCTGGTGCTGGTGACGACGGTGGCGATCGTGTTCACGGGACCGGGCGCCTGGTCGGTGGACGGCGCGTACCGCCACCCGCACGATCTGCCCTGA
- a CDS encoding CaiB/BaiF CoA-transferase family protein codes for MMADPRSPVPRALQGLRVIDCSRLIAGGVLSTVLADHGADVIKVENPRGGDPLRTWLKERGQLWWKVYARGKRSVTLNLAHPRGQALLRRLVRDADVLIENFVPGTLEKWGLGWDVLSAENPRLVLARVSGWGQDGPYRDRPGFGTMVEAMSGFAAATGPADGPPTLPSFPMADMVAALAGAAAVLAALRHRDAIGGRGQVIDISLYEPLLSVLGPAAAEYALDGKIRARHGNQSDNASPRGTYRTRDGEWIALSASTPASARALFDGLGLGDLMKDPRFVTNDARVAHNDLVDAALARAIGARTLDEMLHLFETMDLTAAPVYDIADITEDPHVVARGIFMDVPDPDLGTVRMTAPTPRLADTPASVRWAGPSLGAHNRDVYASLGLSDAELDELKRAGVI; via the coding sequence ATGATGGCCGACCCGCGGTCGCCGGTCCCCCGAGCGCTCCAGGGACTGCGCGTCATCGACTGCTCTCGCCTGATCGCCGGGGGCGTGCTGTCGACGGTGCTGGCCGACCACGGCGCCGACGTGATCAAGGTGGAAAACCCGCGCGGGGGCGATCCCCTCCGCACCTGGCTCAAGGAGCGGGGCCAGCTCTGGTGGAAGGTCTACGCGCGCGGCAAGCGCTCGGTCACCCTCAATCTCGCCCATCCGCGCGGCCAGGCGCTGCTCAGGCGGCTCGTGAGGGACGCCGACGTCCTCATCGAGAACTTTGTCCCGGGCACGCTCGAAAAATGGGGGCTCGGCTGGGACGTCCTCTCCGCCGAAAATCCGCGGTTGGTTCTTGCACGCGTGTCGGGGTGGGGGCAGGACGGCCCCTACCGCGACCGGCCGGGCTTCGGCACGATGGTGGAAGCGATGAGCGGCTTCGCCGCGGCGACCGGGCCGGCGGACGGGCCGCCGACGCTTCCCTCGTTCCCGATGGCCGACATGGTCGCCGCGCTGGCGGGGGCAGCGGCGGTACTCGCGGCGCTGCGCCACCGCGATGCGATCGGGGGCCGCGGTCAGGTGATCGACATCTCGCTCTACGAGCCGCTGCTCTCCGTCCTCGGACCCGCCGCCGCCGAGTACGCGCTCGACGGCAAGATCCGGGCGCGCCACGGCAACCAGTCCGACAACGCCAGCCCACGCGGCACCTACCGGACGCGCGACGGTGAGTGGATCGCCCTCTCGGCCTCGACGCCCGCGTCGGCGAGGGCACTCTTCGACGGACTCGGCCTCGGCGACCTCATGAAGGACCCCAGGTTTGTGACCAACGACGCGCGGGTCGCCCACAACGACCTCGTGGACGCGGCCCTCGCGCGCGCGATCGGTGCACGCACGCTCGACGAGATGCTCCACCTGTTCGAAACGATGGACCTCACGGCGGCGCCCGTCTACGACATCGCGGACATCACCGAGGACCCGCATGTGGTCGCGCGCGGCATCTTCATGGACGTCCCCGATCCCGATCTCGGCACCGTGCGCATGACGGCGCCCACGCCCCGCCTCGCCGACACGCCCGCCTCGGTCCGCTGGGCAGGGCCGTCGCTCGGCGCCCACAACCGTGACGTCTACGCGTCGCTCGGGCTCAGCGACGCCGAGCTCGACGAGCTGAAGCGTGCCGGCGTCATCTAG
- a CDS encoding TIGR03668 family PPOX class F420-dependent oxidoreductase, with translation MSDAPPGWALELLHQARVARLGTADRAARPLVVPVCYAFDGQHVYSAIDAKPKRTRALRRLRNIAENPAVALVVDQYDEEWTRLCHVIVAGRAEILTGGADYARGIDLLLAKYPQYRAMGLSREAGTLIRIAPERYVCWRYA, from the coding sequence GTGAGCGACGCCCCACCCGGCTGGGCCCTCGAGCTGCTGCATCAGGCGCGGGTGGCCCGGCTGGGGACGGCGGACCGCGCGGCGCGGCCGCTGGTGGTGCCGGTCTGCTATGCGTTCGACGGGCAGCACGTCTACTCGGCGATTGACGCCAAGCCCAAGCGCACCCGCGCGCTGCGGCGCCTCCGCAACATCGCCGAGAACCCCGCGGTCGCGCTGGTGGTGGACCAGTACGACGAGGAGTGGACCCGGCTCTGCCACGTGATCGTGGCGGGGCGCGCCGAGATCCTGACCGGTGGCGCCGACTACGCGCGCGGGATCGATCTGCTCCTCGCCAAGTATCCCCAGTACCGCGCGATGGGGCTCAGCCGGGAGGCCGGCACCCTGATCCGCATCGCGCCGGAACGCTACGTCTGCTGGCGATACGCGTGA
- a CDS encoding phosphoribosyltransferase family protein, which yields MSAEPTKHHVSWSDVERLVGRLLEALPRGYDNILVVARGGMVPACLISERANIRNILFAAVMLYDGEQRALPEPVFVQFPEAQQVAGRRILVVDDVWDSGSTIVALRDRLRKAGARVDVCVLHYKPRRNRFPGDGPDYYAEETDAWIVYPWEPARPLPE from the coding sequence GTGAGCGCGGAGCCCACGAAGCACCACGTCTCCTGGAGCGACGTCGAGCGCCTGGTAGGCAGGCTGCTCGAGGCGCTGCCCCGCGGCTACGACAACATCCTCGTCGTCGCCCGGGGTGGGATGGTGCCGGCCTGCCTCATCAGCGAGCGCGCCAACATCCGCAACATCCTCTTCGCGGCGGTGATGCTCTACGACGGCGAGCAGCGCGCGCTGCCCGAGCCGGTCTTCGTCCAGTTTCCCGAGGCGCAGCAGGTGGCCGGGCGCCGCATCCTCGTCGTCGACGACGTGTGGGACAGCGGCAGCACGATCGTGGCGCTGCGCGACCGCCTGCGCAAGGCGGGTGCCCGCGTGGACGTGTGCGTGCTGCACTACAAGCCGCGCCGCAACCGCTTCCCCGGCGACGGCCCCGACTACTACGCCGAGGAAACGGACGCCTGGATCGTGTACCCCTGGGAGCCTGCCCGTCCTCTACCCGAGTGA